The proteins below come from a single Streptomyces spongiicola genomic window:
- a CDS encoding TetR/AcrR family transcriptional regulator: protein MQDDRKPGPTPRRGRPRSFDLDAATASALSALWTRGYEATTVEDLVRATGLAPSSLYAAFGSKRGVLEAALARYDRDREDLLAPLERGEAGLEDLRLFFATVRTGLTRPGAPGCFMVNTATEVAPRDERIAVHANRYRERVRDGIAAALTRAAALGEVAPAGAEELLGRARVVQAALFGVQVAARSGAVHEALATLGALESQVSRWAPLSAASPGGDGRP, encoded by the coding sequence ATGCAAGATGATCGGAAGCCGGGCCCGACCCCGCGCCGCGGACGGCCGCGTTCGTTCGACCTGGACGCCGCCACCGCCTCGGCGCTGAGCGCGCTGTGGACCCGGGGATACGAGGCGACGACGGTCGAGGACCTGGTGCGGGCCACCGGGCTCGCGCCGTCGAGCCTGTATGCCGCGTTCGGCAGCAAGCGCGGGGTGCTGGAGGCGGCACTCGCGCGCTACGACCGTGACCGCGAGGACCTGCTCGCCCCGCTGGAGCGCGGCGAGGCCGGCCTGGAGGACCTGCGGCTCTTCTTCGCGACCGTGCGTACCGGCCTGACCCGGCCCGGTGCACCGGGTTGCTTCATGGTGAACACCGCCACCGAGGTGGCCCCCCGCGACGAGCGGATCGCCGTGCACGCGAACCGCTATCGCGAGCGCGTCCGCGACGGAATCGCGGCGGCGCTCACACGGGCCGCCGCCCTCGGCGAGGTCGCGCCCGCCGGGGCCGAGGAACTGCTGGGGCGGGCGAGGGTCGTACAGGCCGCGCTGTTCGGAGTGCAGGTGGCCGCGCGCAGCGGCGCGGTACACGAGGCCCTTGCCACGCTCGGTGCGCTGGAGAGCCAGGTGAGCCGGTGGGCGCCGCTGTCGGCCGCGAGCCCCGGGGGCGACGGGAGGCCCTGA
- a CDS encoding ABC-F family ATP-binding cassette domain-containing protein: MSTFPTYVTCSGLSFSWPDGTSVLQDFQLAVGPGRTGLIGLNGSGKSTLLRLVAGELAPTEGGVRTAGEVGYLPQNAVLDTALRVDEALGIAATRTALHAIEAGDVREEHFTAVGDDWDVEERAVAALTQLGLGHIGLDRTVGEMSGGECVLLRLAALLLARPDVLLLDEPTNNLDLFARSRLYEAVEAWSGVMIVVSHDRELLERVDQIADLRDGAVTWYGGAYSAYEEALAVEQEAAERMVRVAEADVRRQKRELAEAQVKLARRKRYGQKMFEQKREPKVVMGARRDQAQVSAGKHRTMHTERLTEARERLSEAADAVRDDDAIRVELPHTKVHPGRGVLRLAEVELRYGARVGGVFELRGPERIALVGRNGAGKTTLLRTITGELRPVAGEVEVHVPLRFLPQRLDVLDEKLSIVRNVARFAPQATDNMIRARLARFLFRGERADRPAGTLSGGERFRAALAALLLAEPAPQLLMLDEPTNNLDMASARGLTEALEAYEGALIVASHDIAFLESLGITRWLLLDDGLRPTTAEEVREHLTGA; the protein is encoded by the coding sequence ATGTCTACCTTCCCCACCTATGTGACCTGTTCCGGGCTGTCCTTCTCCTGGCCCGACGGCACTTCCGTGCTCCAGGACTTCCAACTTGCCGTCGGCCCCGGGAGAACCGGGCTGATCGGACTGAACGGCTCGGGCAAGTCCACGCTGCTGCGACTGGTCGCCGGCGAGCTCGCACCCACCGAGGGCGGTGTGCGGACCGCGGGCGAGGTCGGGTACCTGCCGCAGAACGCCGTGCTCGACACGGCGCTGCGCGTCGACGAGGCACTCGGTATCGCCGCCACCCGTACCGCGCTGCACGCGATCGAGGCCGGCGACGTACGGGAGGAGCACTTCACGGCCGTCGGCGACGACTGGGATGTCGAGGAGCGGGCCGTCGCCGCTCTCACCCAGCTGGGGCTCGGGCACATCGGCCTCGACCGCACCGTCGGCGAGATGTCGGGCGGGGAGTGCGTGCTGCTCAGACTCGCGGCGCTGCTGCTGGCCCGGCCCGACGTCCTGCTGCTCGACGAGCCGACGAACAACCTGGATCTGTTCGCCCGCTCGCGGCTCTACGAGGCCGTGGAGGCCTGGTCCGGCGTGATGATCGTGGTCAGCCACGACCGCGAACTCCTGGAGCGGGTGGACCAGATCGCCGACCTCCGCGACGGCGCGGTGACCTGGTACGGCGGCGCGTACTCGGCCTACGAGGAGGCGCTGGCAGTCGAGCAGGAGGCCGCCGAGCGGATGGTGCGGGTCGCGGAGGCCGACGTGCGGCGGCAGAAGCGCGAGCTGGCCGAGGCGCAGGTGAAACTCGCCCGCCGCAAGCGGTACGGGCAGAAGATGTTCGAGCAGAAACGCGAGCCGAAGGTCGTGATGGGTGCCCGCCGGGACCAGGCGCAGGTCTCGGCCGGCAAGCACCGCACCATGCACACGGAGAGGCTGACCGAGGCGAGGGAGCGGCTCTCGGAGGCCGCGGACGCGGTACGGGACGACGACGCGATCCGCGTCGAACTGCCGCACACCAAGGTCCATCCGGGCCGCGGCGTACTGCGGCTGGCCGAGGTGGAACTCCGCTACGGGGCCCGGGTGGGAGGCGTGTTCGAGCTGCGGGGACCGGAGCGGATCGCGCTCGTCGGGCGCAACGGGGCCGGCAAGACGACCCTGCTGCGCACCATCACCGGGGAGCTGCGGCCGGTGGCGGGCGAGGTGGAGGTGCACGTGCCGCTGCGCTTCCTCCCGCAGCGGCTGGACGTGCTCGACGAGAAGCTCAGTATCGTGCGGAACGTCGCGCGGTTCGCACCGCAGGCGACGGACAACATGATCCGGGCGCGGCTGGCCCGCTTCCTGTTCCGCGGGGAGCGCGCCGATCGACCGGCCGGCACGCTCTCCGGAGGGGAGCGGTTCCGGGCCGCGCTGGCGGCACTGCTGCTCGCCGAGCCCGCCCCGCAGTTGCTGATGCTGGACGAGCCGACGAACAACCTCGACATGGCGAGCGCGCGGGGGCTCACGGAGGCCCTGGAGGCCTACGAGGGAGCGCTGATCGTGGCGAGCCACGACATCGCCTTCCTGGAGTCGCTGGGCATCACCCGCTGGCTGCTGCTGGACGACGGACTTCGGCCGACGACCGCAGAGGAGGTCAGGGAGCACTTGACGGGGGCCTGA
- a CDS encoding carboxymuconolactone decarboxylase family protein, whose amino-acid sequence MAHTERPLSLPARTEADPDPAVAAVLASARAQTGMIPNMYARMANAPGLLETYLSGYSAFREDSGFTPAEQETVLLTISRVNGCTYCVAAHSTVADMNKVPTEITDAIRDGKPLPDARLEALSVFTAAFVETRGLPTAAQMDAFLAAGYDEAHILHILLAVAAKTISNYTNHLFHTPLDKMLAHRAWEE is encoded by the coding sequence ATGGCTCACACCGAGCGCCCGCTGTCCCTGCCCGCCCGCACCGAGGCCGACCCGGACCCCGCCGTCGCCGCCGTGCTGGCCTCGGCCAGGGCCCAGACCGGGATGATCCCCAACATGTACGCCCGGATGGCCAACGCCCCCGGCCTGCTGGAGACGTACCTCAGCGGCTACAGCGCATTCCGCGAGGACTCCGGCTTCACCCCGGCCGAGCAGGAGACGGTCCTGCTCACCATCAGCCGCGTCAACGGCTGCACCTACTGCGTCGCCGCACACAGCACCGTCGCCGACATGAACAAGGTCCCCACCGAGATCACCGACGCCATACGCGACGGCAAGCCGCTGCCCGACGCCCGCCTGGAGGCGCTGTCGGTGTTCACGGCCGCCTTCGTCGAGACCCGCGGCCTGCCCACCGCAGCCCAGATGGACGCCTTCCTCGCGGCCGGGTACGACGAGGCGCACATCCTGCACATCCTGCTCGCCGTCGCCGCCAAGACGATCAGCAACTACACCAACCACCTCTTCCACACCCCCCTGGACAAGATGCTGGCCCACCGCGCCTGGGAAGAGTGA
- a CDS encoding ATP-dependent DNA ligase — MDLPVMPPVKPMLAKSVATIPPGMQYEAKWDGFRAIVHRDGGEVVIGSRTGKPLTRYFPELVTALRGSLPERCVVDGEIVIVHEGRLDFDRLTERIHPADSRVRTLAERTPAGFVAFDLLALGDEALLETPLVQRRAMLVEALAGAREPVHIAPATTDAAVARQWFERYEGAGLDGVIAKPLDLPYRPDARLMYKVKHERTADVVVAGYRLHKSGPVVGSLLLGLYDGEGALQHVGVCAAFSMRRREELVAELEPLRLADVSRHPWARWAEEGAHESARLPGAPSRWSGRKDLSWVALRPDRVLEVGYDHMEGDRFRHTAQFRRWRPDRTPESCTYDQLEEPVRYDLSEVLSGPPAG, encoded by the coding sequence ATGGATCTGCCGGTGATGCCGCCCGTGAAACCGATGCTCGCCAAGTCCGTGGCGACGATCCCGCCCGGGATGCAGTACGAGGCCAAGTGGGACGGCTTCCGTGCGATCGTCCACCGGGACGGCGGTGAGGTGGTGATCGGCAGCCGCACCGGGAAACCGCTGACCCGCTACTTCCCGGAGCTGGTGACGGCCCTGCGGGGCAGCCTGCCGGAACGCTGTGTCGTGGACGGCGAGATCGTGATCGTCCACGAGGGACGTCTGGACTTCGACCGGCTCACCGAGCGCATCCATCCGGCGGACTCCCGGGTGCGGACGCTCGCCGAACGCACACCGGCCGGTTTCGTGGCGTTCGACCTCCTCGCCCTCGGCGACGAGGCCCTTCTGGAAACCCCGCTCGTGCAGCGGCGCGCGATGCTCGTCGAGGCACTCGCGGGGGCGCGCGAGCCGGTGCACATCGCCCCGGCGACGACGGACGCCGCCGTGGCCCGGCAGTGGTTCGAACGGTACGAGGGGGCAGGGCTGGACGGGGTGATCGCCAAGCCGCTGGACCTCCCGTACCGGCCCGACGCCCGTCTGATGTACAAGGTCAAGCACGAGCGTACGGCGGACGTGGTCGTCGCCGGCTACCGCCTCCACAAGAGCGGACCCGTCGTCGGTTCGCTGCTGCTCGGCCTGTACGACGGCGAGGGCGCGCTGCAACACGTCGGCGTCTGCGCCGCGTTCTCCATGAGGCGCCGCGAGGAACTGGTGGCGGAGCTGGAGCCGCTGCGCCTGGCGGACGTCTCGCGGCATCCCTGGGCGCGCTGGGCCGAGGAGGGGGCGCACGAGTCGGCCCGGCTGCCCGGCGCGCCGAGCCGCTGGTCGGGCAGGAAGGACCTGTCGTGGGTCGCGCTGCGGCCCGATCGGGTGCTGGAGGTCGGGTACGACCACATGGAGGGCGACCGGTTCCGGCACACGGCGCAGTTCCGGCGCTGGCGCCCCGACCGCACCCCGGAGAGCTGCACGTACGACCAGTTGGAGGAGCCGGTGCGCTACGACCTCTCCGAGGTGCTGTCGGGGCCGCCGGCCGGGTGA
- a CDS encoding chitosanase: protein MKPATRIILIGAPVAIAVSAILGIGGEEEIPLADRPREARKTAAPVQNPLASGTASERQALEARIAKMPAGLADPAKKEIAAQLVSSAEHSTLNWRGRYGSIEDLGDGRGYTAGIIGFCSGTNDMLQLVEAYTADHPDNGLARYLPALRKVDGSDSHEGLDPGFTDAWAAEAAKPPFRAAQDAARDRIYFDPAVRLAKMDGLGTLGQFIYYDAMLLHGPGLARDGFYGIRQEAMRKARTAAEGGAEKRYLNAFLDESRSAMRARTGPARRDTSRIDTAQRVFLRNGNTRLTPPLQWRMYGEAFRIPAS, encoded by the coding sequence GTGAAACCCGCGACCCGCATCATCCTCATAGGCGCCCCGGTGGCCATCGCCGTGTCAGCGATCCTCGGCATCGGCGGCGAGGAGGAGATCCCGCTCGCCGACCGGCCGCGTGAGGCCCGGAAGACGGCCGCCCCCGTGCAGAACCCGCTGGCGTCGGGGACGGCGTCCGAGCGGCAGGCGCTGGAGGCCAGGATCGCGAAGATGCCGGCGGGCCTCGCGGACCCCGCCAAGAAGGAGATCGCCGCGCAACTGGTGTCCAGCGCCGAGCACTCCACCCTGAACTGGCGCGGCCGGTACGGCTCCATCGAGGACCTCGGCGACGGCAGGGGCTACACCGCCGGGATCATCGGCTTCTGCTCCGGGACGAACGACATGCTGCAACTCGTCGAGGCGTACACCGCCGACCACCCGGACAACGGACTTGCCCGGTACCTCCCCGCGCTCAGGAAGGTCGACGGCAGCGACTCGCATGAGGGGCTGGACCCCGGTTTCACCGACGCGTGGGCGGCGGAGGCCGCCAAACCGCCCTTCCGCGCCGCCCAGGACGCCGCTCGCGACCGCATCTACTTCGACCCCGCGGTCCGGCTCGCCAAGATGGACGGCCTCGGGACACTCGGCCAGTTCATCTACTACGACGCGATGCTGCTGCACGGCCCGGGCCTCGCCCGCGACGGCTTCTACGGCATCCGCCAGGAGGCGATGAGGAAGGCCAGGACGGCCGCGGAGGGCGGTGCGGAGAAGAGGTACCTGAACGCCTTCCTCGACGAGAGCCGTTCGGCCATGCGAGCCCGGACGGGCCCCGCCCGGCGCGACACCTCGCGTATCGACACGGCGCAGCGGGTGTTCCTGCGCAACGGGAACACGAGGCTCACGCCGCCGCTGCAGTGGCGGATGTACGGGGAGGCCTTCCGCATCCCGGCCTCCTGA
- the ligD gene encoding non-homologous end-joining DNA ligase, translated as MTGAVELDVGGRTVRVSNPDKIYFPERGYTKMDVVRYYVVVGDGITRALRDRPTTLERYPDGVTGESFFQKRAPRYLPEWIPTAHITFPSGRSADELCPTEPAAVAWAANLGAVTFHPWPVRRGDTDHPDELRIDLDPQPGTDYADAVRAAHELRDVLDGAGLRGWPKTSGGRGLHVFVPIEPRWTFTQVRRAAIACGRQLERRMPDHVTVRWWKEERGARIFVDYNQTARDRTIASAYSVRPRPHAPVSAPLRWEEIDEAVPEDFDIVSMRTRYAEAGDVHADMDDHRFSLEGLLELARRDESEHGLGDLPYPPEYPKMPGEPKRVQPSRAKKDAPPKRAEKKTGPASANGRGGSGEERRQRP; from the coding sequence ATGACCGGAGCGGTGGAACTGGACGTGGGTGGGCGTACCGTCCGCGTGTCCAATCCGGACAAGATCTACTTTCCCGAACGCGGCTACACCAAGATGGACGTGGTCCGGTACTACGTCGTCGTCGGCGACGGCATCACCCGGGCGCTGCGGGACCGCCCCACCACCCTCGAGCGCTACCCCGACGGGGTGACGGGCGAGTCGTTCTTCCAGAAGCGCGCCCCCAGGTACCTGCCCGAGTGGATCCCCACCGCCCACATCACGTTCCCCAGCGGCCGCTCGGCCGACGAGTTGTGCCCGACCGAACCCGCGGCCGTGGCCTGGGCCGCCAACCTCGGCGCCGTCACCTTCCACCCGTGGCCGGTACGCCGGGGGGACACCGACCACCCCGACGAACTGCGCATCGACCTCGACCCGCAGCCCGGCACCGACTACGCCGACGCCGTCCGCGCCGCCCACGAACTCCGGGACGTCCTCGACGGGGCCGGACTGCGCGGCTGGCCCAAGACGTCCGGCGGACGCGGGCTCCATGTGTTCGTCCCCATCGAACCGCGCTGGACGTTCACCCAGGTCCGCCGCGCCGCCATCGCCTGCGGACGGCAGCTGGAACGCAGGATGCCGGACCACGTCACCGTCAGGTGGTGGAAGGAGGAGCGCGGCGCTCGGATCTTCGTCGACTACAACCAGACCGCCCGCGACCGGACCATCGCCTCCGCCTACTCCGTACGGCCCCGCCCCCACGCCCCGGTCTCCGCCCCGCTGCGCTGGGAGGAGATCGACGAAGCCGTGCCCGAGGACTTCGACATCGTCTCGATGCGGACGCGCTACGCCGAGGCCGGCGATGTGCACGCCGACATGGACGACCACCGCTTCAGCCTGGAAGGGCTGCTGGAACTCGCCCGCCGCGACGAGTCGGAACACGGGCTGGGCGATCTGCCCTACCCGCCGGAGTACCCGAAGATGCCCGGAGAACCGAAGCGCGTCCAGCCCAGCCGCGCGAAGAAGGACGCCCCGCCCAAGCGCGCCGAGAAGAAGACCGGGCCGGCGTCCGCGAACGGCCGCGGCGGGTCCGGCGAGGAGCGCCGTCAGCGGCCGTAG
- a CDS encoding saccharopine dehydrogenase family protein, whose translation MDRQSGPERPYDIVLFGATGFVGTLTAEYLAAHAPEGCRWAVAGRSKARLEQLRERLTAINPACAGLPLVVADAGDPDSLRALAESTRVVATTVGPYVWYGEPLVAACADAGTDYADLTGEPEFVDSVYIRHDARARETGARLVHACGFDSVPHDLGVYFTVRQLPRDVPLRIDGFVTAGGIFSGGTFASALTAMGRQRQAAHTARERRLHEPRLMGRRARAPLGAPRFSRETGAWALPLPTLDPRIVARSAAGLERYGPDFRYRHYASVRTLPMAIGGPVALGALAALARIGPARDWLMNRYEPGRGPSAEQRERSWFRVRFVGEGGGRRVFTEVSGGDPGYGETAKMLAESVLSLALDELPATAGQVTTAVAMGDALLARLRAAGLVFRVADAR comes from the coding sequence GTGGACAGGCAGAGCGGGCCGGAGCGGCCGTACGACATCGTGCTCTTCGGCGCGACCGGATTCGTCGGCACCCTCACCGCGGAGTACCTGGCCGCACATGCCCCCGAGGGCTGCCGCTGGGCCGTCGCGGGCCGCAGCAAGGCACGGCTGGAGCAGCTGCGTGAACGGCTCACCGCGATCAACCCGGCCTGCGCCGGGCTGCCGCTGGTCGTCGCGGACGCCGGCGACCCCGACTCGCTGCGCGCGCTAGCCGAGTCGACGCGCGTAGTGGCGACGACGGTCGGCCCGTACGTCTGGTACGGCGAACCGCTCGTCGCGGCCTGCGCGGACGCCGGTACGGACTACGCCGACCTCACCGGCGAACCGGAATTCGTCGACTCCGTCTACATACGGCACGACGCACGGGCCCGCGAGACGGGCGCCCGGCTGGTGCACGCCTGCGGCTTCGACTCGGTGCCGCACGATCTGGGCGTCTACTTCACGGTCCGGCAGCTGCCACGGGACGTACCGCTGCGCATCGACGGCTTCGTGACCGCGGGCGGGATCTTCTCCGGCGGGACGTTCGCCTCCGCGCTCACGGCGATGGGCCGGCAGCGGCAGGCAGCGCACACCGCGCGCGAACGCAGGCTCCATGAGCCGCGGCTCATGGGCCGCCGCGCCAGGGCGCCGCTCGGGGCGCCCCGCTTCAGCCGGGAGACCGGCGCCTGGGCTCTCCCGCTGCCGACGCTCGACCCCCGGATCGTGGCCCGCTCGGCCGCGGGACTGGAGCGGTACGGCCCCGACTTCCGCTACCGGCACTACGCCTCGGTGCGGACCCTGCCCATGGCGATCGGCGGCCCCGTCGCGCTCGGCGCCCTCGCCGCGCTGGCCCGGATCGGGCCCGCCCGCGACTGGCTGATGAACCGTTACGAGCCGGGCCGCGGCCCCAGCGCCGAGCAGCGCGAGCGCAGCTGGTTCCGGGTCCGCTTCGTCGGCGAGGGCGGCGGCCGCCGGGTCTTCACGGAGGTCTCCGGCGGCGACCCCGGCTACGGCGAGACGGCGAAGATGCTCGCGGAGTCGGTGCTCAGCCTCGCCCTGGACGAACTCCCCGCCACCGCGGGCCAGGTCACCACGGCCGTCGCGATGGGCGACGCCCTGCTGGCACGACTGCGGGCCGCGGGCCTCGTCTTCCGCGTCGCTGACGCGCGCTGA
- a CDS encoding WhiB family transcriptional regulator, with translation MPMNSTAQTPDRALSWQETALCAQVGPEFFFPAPGSSTREAKELCGACEGRTACLEYALANDERFGVWGGLSEQERGMLRRSGVQRYG, from the coding sequence ATGCCCATGAACAGCACCGCTCAGACTCCCGATCGCGCACTCTCCTGGCAGGAGACCGCCCTGTGCGCCCAGGTCGGCCCCGAGTTCTTCTTCCCGGCCCCCGGCTCGTCCACCCGCGAGGCCAAGGAACTGTGCGGTGCCTGCGAGGGCCGCACGGCATGCCTGGAGTACGCGCTCGCCAACGACGAGCGCTTCGGCGTCTGGGGCGGCCTCTCGGAGCAGGAGCGCGGCATGCTCCGGCGCTCCGGCGTCCAGCGGTACGGGTGA
- a CDS encoding acyl-ACP desaturase, translating to MTITSPHLGSSEAWTDARLLYALEEVVEKELNRHLRVAKDWMPHEYVPWADGRNFPGVFEDGEAWEPGQSKVTDIGKTALVVNLLTEDNLPSYHHEIATLFGRDGAWGTWVHRWTAEEGRHGIVMRDYLLTSRAVDPDKLEQFRMAHMSEGFESDNRHSMLHSVAYVAFQELATRISHRNTGHQSGDPVCDRMLARIATDENLHMVFYRNLLGAAFEIAPDLTMQAVRDVVVNFRMPGHGIPGFERAAAQMAIGEIYNLRIHHDDVLQPVLRFLKVMDIDGLGPDGMKAQEELGLYMGGLDDEAARFDEKLAARRARLAARAKG from the coding sequence GTGACGATCACCTCTCCCCACCTCGGCAGTTCGGAAGCGTGGACCGACGCCCGGCTGCTGTACGCGCTGGAGGAGGTCGTGGAGAAGGAGCTCAACCGCCACCTCAGGGTCGCCAAGGACTGGATGCCCCACGAGTACGTGCCGTGGGCGGACGGCCGGAACTTCCCCGGCGTCTTCGAGGACGGCGAGGCCTGGGAGCCCGGCCAGTCCAAGGTCACCGACATCGGGAAGACCGCCCTCGTGGTCAATCTGCTGACCGAGGACAACCTGCCCAGCTACCACCACGAGATCGCGACGCTCTTCGGCCGCGACGGCGCCTGGGGCACCTGGGTGCACCGCTGGACCGCGGAGGAGGGCCGGCACGGCATCGTGATGCGCGACTACCTGCTGACCTCGCGAGCCGTGGACCCGGACAAGCTGGAGCAGTTCCGCATGGCGCACATGTCGGAGGGCTTCGAGTCCGACAACCGCCACTCGATGCTGCACTCCGTCGCGTACGTCGCGTTCCAGGAACTCGCCACCCGCATCTCGCACCGCAACACGGGCCACCAGTCGGGCGACCCCGTCTGCGACCGGATGCTCGCACGGATCGCCACCGACGAGAACCTGCACATGGTCTTCTACCGCAACCTGCTCGGCGCGGCCTTCGAGATCGCGCCGGACCTGACCATGCAGGCGGTGCGGGACGTCGTGGTGAACTTCCGGATGCCCGGGCACGGGATACCGGGATTCGAGCGGGCGGCGGCGCAGATGGCGATCGGTGAGATCTACAACCTGCGGATCCACCACGACGACGTGCTGCAGCCGGTGCTGCGCTTCCTGAAGGTGATGGACATCGACGGGCTCGGCCCCGACGGCATGAAGGCCCAGGAGGAACTGGGGCTGTACATGGGCGGACTGGACGACGAGGCCGCCAGGTTCGACGAGAAGCTCGCGGCCCGCAGGGCCCGGCTGGCCGCCCGCGCCAAGGGCTGA
- the ddaH gene encoding dimethylargininase, with product MPSRRALIRRPSPRVADGLVTHVERRTVDPRVALAQWRAYGEALRAHGWETVEAEPADDCPDGVFIEDTVVMFRNVALIARSGAETRRRETAGVEEAVARLGCSVNWVWEPGTLDGGDVLKIGDTVYVGRGGRTNAAGVRQLRAAFEPLGARVVAVPVSRVLHLKSAVTALPDGTVIGYEPLVEQPSLFPRFLPVPEEAGAHVVLLGGARLLMAASAPKTAELFTDLGYEPVLVDIGEFEKLEGCVTCLSVRLRDLHT from the coding sequence GTGCCGAGCAGAAGAGCCCTGATCCGACGCCCCAGCCCGCGCGTGGCGGACGGCCTGGTCACCCATGTGGAGCGCCGTACCGTCGACCCCAGGGTGGCACTCGCCCAGTGGAGGGCGTACGGCGAGGCCCTCCGCGCGCACGGCTGGGAGACGGTCGAGGCCGAGCCCGCCGACGACTGCCCGGACGGGGTCTTCATCGAGGACACCGTGGTGATGTTCCGCAACGTCGCCCTCATCGCCCGCTCCGGCGCCGAGACCCGCCGCCGGGAGACGGCCGGGGTGGAGGAGGCCGTGGCGAGGCTCGGATGCTCGGTGAACTGGGTGTGGGAGCCCGGCACGCTCGACGGCGGCGATGTGCTCAAGATCGGCGACACCGTCTACGTGGGCCGCGGCGGACGGACCAACGCGGCCGGGGTGCGGCAGCTCAGAGCGGCCTTCGAGCCGCTGGGGGCCCGGGTCGTCGCCGTACCCGTGTCGCGGGTGCTCCATCTGAAGTCCGCCGTGACCGCCCTGCCCGACGGAACCGTGATCGGCTACGAGCCACTGGTCGAGCAGCCTTCGCTGTTCCCGCGGTTCCTCCCCGTCCCCGAGGAGGCCGGGGCACACGTGGTGCTGCTCGGTGGCGCGAGACTGCTGATGGCGGCGAGCGCGCCCAAGACGGCGGAGCTGTTCACCGACCTGGGGTACGAGCCGGTCCTGGTGGACATCGGCGAGTTCGAGAAACTCGAGGGCTGCGTGACATGTCTCTCCGTACGGCTCCGGGACCTGCACACATAA
- a CDS encoding spore wall synthesis regulator SsgD — MSSVIEQAVQARLVASAPRMESVPATLRYDSRDPFAVSMSFPAPATLEGADVSWAFSRDLLVKGLDDAAGLGDVRVRPYGYDRTVLEFHAPQGTAMVHVRTSDVRRFLDRSQRLVPAGREHLHLDLDADLAQLMRDAH, encoded by the coding sequence TTGTCCAGCGTCATCGAGCAGGCCGTGCAGGCCCGTCTGGTCGCCTCCGCGCCGCGTATGGAGTCCGTGCCGGCGACCCTGCGCTACGACAGCCGCGACCCCTTCGCCGTGAGCATGTCCTTCCCCGCACCGGCCACTCTGGAGGGAGCCGACGTGTCCTGGGCGTTCTCGCGCGATCTGCTCGTGAAGGGCCTGGACGATGCAGCCGGGCTGGGCGACGTCCGTGTACGGCCCTACGGATACGACAGGACCGTGCTGGAGTTCCACGCTCCGCAGGGGACCGCGATGGTGCACGTCCGCACCTCCGACGTCCGCCGTTTCCTCGATCGGAGCCAGCGGCTCGTGCCGGCCGGCCGGGAGCACCTGCACCTCGATCTGGACGCGGACCTGGCCCAGTTGATGCGCGACGCCCACTGA
- a CDS encoding YciI family protein encodes MFVLELTYTAPVERVEEYRAAHMAWLEALYGEGVLIASGRKDPRDGGVLIAAGVDREQAEGIAASDPYTTAGVCDYRITEFVATKTAPALERYRERSSG; translated from the coding sequence ATGTTCGTACTGGAATTGACCTACACGGCGCCCGTCGAGCGCGTCGAGGAGTACCGGGCCGCCCATATGGCCTGGCTGGAGGCCCTCTACGGGGAGGGTGTCCTGATCGCCTCCGGCCGGAAGGACCCGCGGGACGGCGGTGTGCTGATCGCCGCCGGCGTCGACCGCGAGCAGGCCGAGGGGATCGCGGCGTCGGACCCCTACACGACGGCGGGGGTCTGCGACTACCGGATCACGGAGTTCGTCGCGACGAAGACGGCACCCGCCCTGGAGCGGTACCGGGAGCGGTCCTCGGGCTGA